A part of Geothrix oryzae genomic DNA contains:
- the deoC gene encoding deoxyribose-phosphate aldolase, whose translation MIDPLLDLTAELRARLQPLAGDARPQLLGCVEEMCLFRDGSGQHHRTAAQVAPPAGPWDLSPLIDHTLLKADATGAQVEVLCAEARKHGFASVCVNPLWVPLAASVLKGSAVRTCTVVGFPLGASALRAKAREAEQALHDGAQEVDMVLAIGAAKGGDWDTVRRDLEGLRAAVPAPAVLKVILETCLLSEEEKTRACALALEAGLDFVKTSTGFSTGGATEADVALMRRTVGTAMGVKASGGIRTYEGALRMVLAGATRLGLSASVAVVQGEVGSGSY comes from the coding sequence ATGATCGATCCCCTCCTCGACCTCACCGCTGAACTCCGGGCCCGCCTTCAGCCCCTGGCGGGCGATGCCAGGCCCCAGCTCCTGGGGTGCGTGGAAGAGATGTGCCTTTTCCGCGACGGTTCGGGCCAGCACCACCGGACGGCCGCCCAGGTGGCTCCCCCCGCCGGGCCCTGGGACCTGTCGCCCCTCATCGACCACACTCTCCTGAAGGCGGACGCCACGGGCGCCCAGGTGGAGGTCCTCTGCGCGGAAGCCCGGAAGCACGGCTTCGCCTCGGTCTGCGTGAACCCGCTGTGGGTGCCCCTGGCCGCCTCCGTGCTGAAGGGCAGCGCCGTCCGGACCTGCACGGTGGTGGGCTTCCCCCTGGGGGCCTCGGCCCTCCGGGCCAAGGCCCGGGAAGCCGAGCAGGCTCTGCACGACGGGGCCCAGGAAGTGGACATGGTGCTGGCCATCGGCGCGGCCAAGGGCGGCGACTGGGATACCGTGCGGCGGGATCTGGAAGGCCTGAGGGCTGCGGTTCCGGCTCCGGCGGTCCTGAAGGTGATCCTTGAGACCTGCCTGCTCTCCGAGGAGGAGAAGACGCGTGCCTGCGCCCTGGCGCTGGAGGCCGGCCTCGACTTCGTGAAGACCTCCACCGGGTTCTCCACCGGCGGGGCCACCGAGGCCGATGTGGCGCTCATGCGGCGGACCGTGGGCACCGCCATGGGCGTGAAGGCCTCCGGCGGGATCCGCACCTACGAGGGCGCCCTGCGCATGGTCCTGGCCGGCGCCACGCGCCTGGGCCTGTCCGCCTCCGTGGCCGTGGTCCAGGGCGAGGTCGGCTCGGGATCCTACTGA
- a CDS encoding roadblock/LC7 domain-containing protein codes for MAKLDLIMFEEEYKLLQEIIGRLQKDASAKVVFLVDKNGQQIAAAGDVKSIDATSLASLTAGNVAATDGLAKLIGEKEFSLLFHEGEKDNLHISIVGKRGILVVIFDQNSSLALVRLRVKKASKELQEIFDQVEQRAQKESDNGGRFESPFSEITDEDIDRLFGD; via the coding sequence GTGGCCAAGCTGGATCTCATCATGTTTGAGGAGGAGTACAAGCTCCTCCAGGAGATCATCGGCCGCCTCCAGAAAGATGCTTCCGCCAAGGTGGTGTTCCTGGTGGACAAGAACGGCCAGCAGATCGCGGCCGCGGGTGATGTGAAGAGCATCGATGCCACCAGCCTCGCCTCCCTGACCGCCGGCAATGTGGCCGCCACCGACGGCTTGGCCAAACTCATCGGCGAGAAGGAATTCAGCCTGTTGTTCCACGAAGGCGAGAAGGACAACCTCCACATCTCCATCGTGGGCAAGCGCGGGATCCTGGTGGTGATCTTCGACCAGAACTCCAGCCTCGCCCTGGTGCGCCTGCGGGTGAAGAAGGCCAGCAAGGAGCTCCAGGAGATCTTCGATCAGGTGGAGCAGCGCGCGCAGAAGGAGTCCGACAACGGCGGCCGCTTCGAGAGCCCCTTCTCGGAGATCACAGATGAAGACATCGATCGCCTGTTCGGCGACTGA
- a CDS encoding GTP-binding protein, which translates to MTFINYASREINCKIVYYGPGLCGKTTNIQWIYEQANPDKRGKLVSLATETDRTLFFDFLPLDMGMVKGFKVRFHLYTVPGQVFYDASRKLILRGCDGIIFVADSQKARMEANIESIANLATNLKENGFDIRSIPYVLQLNKRDMPSAATVSEMERLLRFRGEPMIEAVASKGTGVIETLKAAARQILMELQRN; encoded by the coding sequence ATGACCTTCATCAACTACGCGTCGCGCGAGATCAACTGCAAGATCGTCTACTACGGTCCCGGGCTCTGCGGGAAGACGACGAACATCCAGTGGATCTACGAGCAGGCGAACCCGGACAAGCGGGGCAAGCTGGTCAGCCTCGCCACTGAGACCGACCGGACCCTGTTCTTCGACTTCCTGCCCCTCGACATGGGCATGGTCAAGGGCTTCAAGGTCCGCTTCCACCTCTACACCGTGCCCGGCCAGGTCTTCTACGACGCCAGCCGCAAGCTCATCCTCCGCGGCTGCGACGGCATCATCTTCGTGGCCGACAGCCAGAAGGCGCGGATGGAGGCCAACATCGAGTCCATCGCGAACCTGGCCACGAACCTGAAGGAGAACGGCTTCGACATCCGGTCGATCCCGTATGTGCTCCAGCTGAACAAGCGGGACATGCCCTCCGCCGCGACGGTGTCCGAGATGGAGCGTCTGCTCCGGTTCCGCGGCGAGCCCATGATCGAGGCCGTGGCCAGCAAGGGCACCGGCGTCATCGAGACCCTCAAGGCCGCCGCCCGCCAGATCCTCATGGAACTGCAGCGGAATTAG
- a CDS encoding helix-turn-helix domain-containing protein, producing the protein MTFEDLLDLNDMGDRPLYPVSAVCRLLNATPRAVATWVRQGRLDAVKACGRIRWISRESLAALVFEDSHAEELAETL; encoded by the coding sequence ATGACCTTTGAAGACCTACTCGACCTCAACGACATGGGCGACCGCCCGCTCTACCCAGTCTCGGCAGTGTGCCGATTGCTGAATGCCACCCCACGAGCCGTAGCCACCTGGGTTCGGCAGGGTCGGCTTGACGCGGTGAAAGCCTGTGGACGCATCCGGTGGATCAGCCGGGAGTCTCTGGCAGCCCTGGTGTTTGAGGATAGCCACGCGGAAGAACTGGCAGAGACACTCTGA
- a CDS encoding N-6 DNA methylase, translating into MPKKKDPIVQEKTKFKAPSLDELRSEEDVKIKFLLPYLEAKGYTSKCINFNVPIEVQEGRKQKTIFADAVVYSTPSKTAPLIVCETKPPTEVLSKTVKEQAISYARLLPRIAPLALITNGGQTQLFQTLSKNRIGELPDRKDLKDDFVSFVVSAELQESLKTEAKHDLFVIDDVQSFKTVLRACHEAIRNNEGFDATRAFDEMSKVLFCKMYEERNHPGDNNRFRMSIYDDTLKRLGVNVVNQIWNETKVDPRYASLFESNADVGLKPMTIRKIVEQFENFDLSLTAFDVKGEAFEYFLGETFTGGLGEYFTPRNVVEFMVDALDPKIGQKIVDPFCGTGGFLIYAFEVVGEKIRLQDFGDEEKARWKEELSNRCIYGTDWKERTALACKMNMTVHGDGSAGIFLHHGFIDVPGMIEEGLFNLCLTNPPFGSFENDPEILSRYELGAGRNSQDRVTLAIERVLRLVKPGGRVGIVVIDGLLNNDSTRYVREYIKKTAFVRGIISLPAVTFQGYHARAKTSILFLEKRANPDDSGIQEDTFFCVIGNSGYAPNGNPVPGNELPEALLDWRAFESSKPIGAHKEAWIGKIEDRMDAEFYRKRKVHVRPEEEQVVSAGQDMLAMLAMISEELAAVSSDIKTTFSSIETVSVPLSAIFEPCEEVIKVGSTTVYKLLGVKWWGAGTFLREEKTGKEIKATRLFRVHQGWLVYNRLFAFRGSFALIPPEHENCYVSSEFPTFKVRENTKEPELLANYVIHCLNSPQYLLEVDRDSTGSTKTSRNRFKEDRFLRMRVEIPRKIAHLRQLVDLLNKANVLRACQVEVAERFKRFNEDLSRLLPHEPDALTVDTSDVEVFSNRTSEEHEPKPAKITSRKKGNRKPISAKKPAAKTLPAKKSLSPKRSVEKPKPKTPRAAKPTTRKKPGPKK; encoded by the coding sequence ATGCCCAAGAAAAAAGACCCAATAGTGCAAGAAAAAACTAAGTTTAAAGCGCCATCACTTGATGAACTCCGATCGGAGGAAGATGTAAAAATAAAATTTTTATTGCCATATCTTGAGGCAAAAGGATATACCAGCAAGTGCATCAACTTTAATGTCCCTATTGAGGTTCAGGAGGGACGAAAGCAGAAGACGATTTTTGCAGACGCCGTTGTCTACTCTACGCCCTCGAAAACAGCCCCGTTAATCGTATGCGAAACCAAGCCTCCTACGGAGGTTCTCTCTAAAACCGTCAAAGAACAGGCAATTTCCTATGCACGGCTTTTGCCCCGCATAGCCCCATTAGCTTTGATTACGAATGGGGGGCAAACCCAGCTTTTCCAGACACTCAGCAAGAATCGTATCGGGGAGCTTCCTGATCGGAAGGACCTTAAGGATGACTTTGTTTCCTTTGTTGTTAGCGCCGAACTTCAAGAGTCCCTTAAAACTGAAGCGAAGCACGATCTTTTCGTCATTGATGATGTTCAATCCTTCAAGACGGTCTTGAGGGCTTGTCACGAAGCAATTCGAAACAACGAAGGTTTTGATGCAACAAGAGCTTTCGATGAAATGTCCAAGGTACTGTTTTGCAAGATGTACGAAGAGCGTAACCACCCTGGTGATAACAATCGTTTCAGAATGTCGATTTATGACGACACCCTGAAACGGCTTGGGGTGAATGTCGTCAACCAAATCTGGAATGAGACCAAGGTTGATCCTAGGTATGCCAGCCTTTTTGAGTCCAATGCAGACGTCGGTCTAAAGCCTATGACTATTAGAAAGATCGTTGAGCAGTTTGAAAACTTTGATCTCTCTCTCACTGCATTCGATGTAAAAGGTGAAGCTTTTGAGTATTTTCTAGGCGAAACCTTCACTGGTGGATTGGGAGAGTATTTCACTCCCCGGAATGTCGTTGAATTCATGGTTGACGCACTTGACCCAAAGATTGGTCAGAAGATTGTTGACCCGTTCTGTGGCACGGGCGGATTCCTGATCTACGCATTTGAGGTTGTGGGCGAAAAAATCCGGCTCCAGGATTTTGGAGACGAGGAAAAAGCTCGCTGGAAAGAAGAACTTTCAAACAGGTGCATTTATGGTACCGACTGGAAAGAGCGCACCGCCCTCGCCTGCAAAATGAACATGACCGTTCACGGTGACGGGAGCGCTGGAATCTTCCTTCATCATGGGTTCATTGACGTTCCGGGAATGATTGAGGAGGGGCTTTTCAACCTTTGCCTAACCAACCCGCCATTTGGTTCGTTCGAAAACGACCCTGAGATATTGAGCCGATACGAGCTTGGAGCAGGTCGCAACTCTCAAGATCGCGTCACCCTTGCCATCGAGCGTGTGCTTCGTCTCGTCAAACCTGGTGGAAGGGTAGGAATCGTTGTTATCGATGGGCTATTAAACAATGATTCCACAAGGTACGTCCGAGAATATATCAAGAAAACCGCCTTTGTTCGTGGAATCATTAGTCTTCCAGCCGTAACATTTCAAGGCTACCACGCCCGAGCAAAGACTAGCATTTTGTTCCTGGAGAAGAGGGCGAACCCAGACGATAGCGGCATCCAAGAGGATACGTTTTTCTGCGTAATTGGTAATAGCGGATACGCGCCAAACGGCAACCCCGTCCCGGGAAACGAACTCCCTGAAGCTCTCCTTGATTGGCGTGCATTCGAATCTTCCAAGCCTATCGGTGCTCATAAAGAAGCCTGGATCGGGAAGATAGAGGATCGGATGGACGCCGAGTTTTATCGAAAGCGTAAAGTTCATGTCCGCCCAGAGGAAGAGCAAGTCGTCTCTGCCGGGCAAGACATGCTAGCCATGCTTGCTATGATTTCGGAGGAATTAGCGGCTGTCTCCTCGGACATCAAGACAACCTTTTCGAGCATCGAAACTGTCTCGGTCCCGCTGTCAGCCATCTTCGAGCCATGCGAGGAGGTCATTAAGGTCGGCTCAACCACCGTATATAAGCTGCTTGGTGTTAAGTGGTGGGGTGCTGGAACTTTTTTGCGCGAAGAGAAAACCGGAAAAGAAATCAAAGCCACCCGCCTTTTCAGGGTTCACCAGGGCTGGCTTGTCTACAACCGCTTGTTTGCATTTCGAGGGTCATTTGCTCTAATCCCGCCCGAGCATGAGAACTGCTACGTTTCGAGCGAATTCCCCACTTTCAAAGTCAGGGAGAATACGAAAGAACCTGAACTACTTGCCAACTATGTCATTCACTGCCTGAACAGCCCTCAATACCTCCTGGAGGTTGATCGAGATTCAACCGGATCAACGAAGACCAGTCGCAATCGCTTCAAAGAAGATCGTTTTCTTCGGATGCGTGTCGAAATTCCCAGGAAAATCGCACATCTTCGCCAGCTTGTTGACCTTCTGAACAAAGCGAATGTCCTTCGAGCCTGCCAAGTTGAGGTCGCTGAGCGCTTCAAACGGTTCAATGAAGATCTTTCTCGCTTACTACCCCATGAACCTGATGCTCTTACTGTTGATACTAGCGATGTCGAAGTTTTTTCGAATCGAACATCGGAGGAGCATGAGCCAAAACCGGCGAAAATAACATCACGAAAAAAGGGTAACCGGAAACCGATCAGCGCTAAGAAGCCTGCCGCTAAAACCCTGCCTGCCAAGAAGAGTCTTTCTCCGAAGCGCTCTGTGGAGAAACCCAAGCCCAAGACACCCAGAGCCGCGAAACCAACGACAAGGAAGAAGCCGGGACCAAAGAAATAA
- a CDS encoding tyrosine-type recombinase/integrase → MSKFRNGLSREGKVYHYCFRINGQQFKGSTRATDRASAEKVLQEKRKEALFGPPEPKVVIPMMKDLIANWMETHRPTHSLQHLKSVEHLTRNWIIPAVGDVRINRINTQAVLDLRRQILEKGRSPATANLVLRVVKLLLNFAIRLDLIEKVPFKVQQIKTQKPPRPTIPPHRMKEFLSAVDKHATSPQAATLIRLMVGLGLRESEALEARWKWLDLTQHTYTVGRSKTRTPRTIPVPAWLWSHLLEMPKTLSEFICPCSDGTAHRGQFTKKTLARAAKDLGIEGITPHSLRRTFATLHAQEGTALSDLQGMMGHTSPILTLLYIQQSSDAKRRAQDALGLKLGLA, encoded by the coding sequence ATGTCGAAGTTCCGAAACGGTCTTTCCCGGGAGGGGAAGGTCTATCACTACTGCTTCCGAATTAATGGGCAGCAGTTCAAGGGCAGCACCCGTGCAACGGATCGCGCGTCTGCCGAAAAAGTTCTCCAGGAGAAGCGCAAGGAGGCGCTGTTCGGTCCGCCAGAGCCGAAGGTCGTCATCCCTATGATGAAAGACCTGATCGCCAACTGGATGGAGACCCATCGTCCTACTCATAGCCTCCAGCACCTCAAGAGCGTTGAGCACCTGACCCGCAACTGGATCATCCCCGCAGTTGGGGATGTTCGGATCAACCGCATCAACACCCAGGCGGTGCTGGACCTTCGCCGTCAGATCTTAGAAAAGGGGCGCTCTCCCGCTACCGCGAACCTTGTTCTCCGGGTGGTGAAGCTCCTGCTCAACTTCGCCATCCGCCTTGACCTGATCGAGAAAGTCCCCTTCAAAGTCCAGCAGATCAAAACCCAGAAGCCTCCTCGCCCAACCATTCCTCCGCACCGGATGAAGGAGTTCCTGAGCGCCGTAGATAAGCACGCGACGAGTCCGCAGGCAGCGACCTTGATTCGCCTCATGGTGGGTTTGGGGTTGCGTGAGTCGGAGGCGCTGGAAGCACGGTGGAAGTGGTTGGATCTGACCCAACACACCTACACCGTGGGGAGGTCAAAGACCCGGACCCCTCGGACCATCCCTGTTCCAGCTTGGCTTTGGTCGCACCTCCTGGAGATGCCCAAGACCCTCAGTGAGTTCATCTGCCCATGTTCTGACGGGACCGCCCACCGGGGGCAGTTCACGAAGAAGACCCTGGCTCGTGCTGCAAAGGATCTAGGCATTGAGGGAATCACTCCCCATTCACTCCGCCGCACTTTTGCGACCCTCCACGCTCAGGAGGGAACCGCCTTGTCCGACCTGCAAGGCATGATGGGTCACACCTCACCTATCCTTACCCTCCTCTACATCCAGCAGAGCAGCGACGCGAAGCGCCGAGCCCAGGACGCCCTCGGACTGAAGCTGGGGTTGGCGTGA
- a CDS encoding DUF692 domain-containing protein: MAQGRFPGQERFAGVGLGLRRPHLEAVAARPEHGVPFWETCPENVIGDGGRPHRDACAILDRDPVLTHGLAISVGGFDPWDGDYLRELGRFLIRTETPWHSEHLCFTSVDGSCLHELLPIPFTREAVRHTVARARDLQARLPVPLLLENITYYAELGRAEMDEATFITEVLEGAEVGWLLDVNNVYVNALNFGFDPKAWLARMPLDRVAQLHIAGHKRFGALTVDTHGTAVIDPVIELMQWVLARLGRPVPVLLERDNHIPDLEELLSERARIQAAYDQVLAVPVREAEHA, from the coding sequence ATGGCGCAGGGCCGGTTCCCGGGCCAGGAGCGATTCGCGGGCGTGGGCTTGGGCCTCCGCCGCCCCCATCTGGAGGCGGTGGCGGCCCGGCCGGAGCATGGTGTGCCTTTCTGGGAGACCTGCCCCGAGAATGTGATCGGGGACGGCGGGCGGCCCCATCGGGACGCCTGCGCCATCCTGGATCGGGATCCCGTCCTCACCCACGGCCTGGCCATCTCTGTGGGTGGCTTCGATCCCTGGGATGGGGACTACCTGCGGGAGCTGGGGCGTTTCCTGATCCGTACGGAGACGCCCTGGCACTCCGAGCATCTCTGCTTCACGAGCGTGGACGGCAGCTGCCTCCACGAGCTGCTGCCGATTCCCTTCACGCGGGAGGCCGTCCGGCACACGGTGGCGCGGGCCCGGGACCTCCAGGCCCGCCTGCCGGTGCCGCTCCTCCTGGAGAACATCACCTACTACGCCGAGCTGGGGCGGGCCGAGATGGACGAGGCGACCTTCATCACGGAGGTGCTGGAGGGGGCGGAGGTGGGCTGGCTGCTGGATGTGAACAATGTCTATGTCAACGCCCTCAACTTCGGCTTCGATCCCAAGGCCTGGCTGGCGCGCATGCCCCTGGACCGCGTGGCGCAGCTGCACATCGCAGGGCACAAGCGTTTCGGGGCGCTCACGGTTGATACCCACGGCACCGCGGTCATCGACCCGGTGATCGAGCTGATGCAATGGGTCCTCGCGCGCCTGGGGAGGCCCGTGCCCGTGCTGCTCGAGCGCGACAACCACATCCCGGACCTGGAAGAGCTGCTTTCGGAGCGGGCCCGCATCCAGGCGGCCTATGACCAGGTGCTGGCGGTGCCCGTACGGGAGGCGGAGCATGCCTGA
- a CDS encoding HvfC/BufC family peptide modification chaperone, which translates to MPETLAGPESRTLALQRALAGLVLDAEGEAFGGNASGFARRRGLGEPDQQAFLAFRDGLSAYRELARLSLMDPIETMFPITRALLEREGAWEPCLQAFLEARCVRSPHYRDIAPAFLGWLVASGWGRSRWPFLPELAHAEILEVLVSRFPETGLPAGLRPEPRMGDRIVLHPATQVVAYGHAVHRVSEDGPVPEARPTHLLAFQGREGAFQLLELTPVTATLLVRAQSEPLAEAARELGVSDLPALWVLLQDLRAQGAIGGFQAAPDPRGAPRTPLA; encoded by the coding sequence ATGCCTGAAACCCTTGCCGGGCCCGAGTCCCGCACCCTCGCGCTGCAACGGGCCCTGGCGGGCCTGGTGCTCGACGCGGAAGGCGAGGCCTTCGGGGGGAATGCTTCGGGTTTCGCCCGACGGCGGGGGCTGGGGGAACCGGACCAGCAGGCTTTCCTAGCCTTCCGCGATGGCCTGTCGGCCTATCGGGAGCTGGCCCGCCTCAGCCTCATGGATCCCATCGAGACCATGTTCCCGATCACCCGGGCGCTGCTGGAGCGGGAGGGAGCCTGGGAGCCCTGCCTCCAGGCGTTCCTGGAGGCCCGTTGCGTGCGGAGCCCCCACTACCGCGACATCGCGCCGGCCTTCCTGGGCTGGCTGGTGGCGAGCGGGTGGGGCCGGAGCCGCTGGCCCTTCTTGCCGGAGCTGGCCCACGCCGAAATCCTGGAAGTGCTGGTGAGCCGGTTCCCCGAGACGGGGCTGCCTGCGGGCCTGCGGCCCGAGCCCCGGATGGGAGACCGCATCGTCCTCCATCCCGCGACCCAGGTGGTGGCTTACGGACATGCCGTCCACCGGGTGAGCGAGGACGGGCCCGTGCCCGAGGCGAGACCCACGCACCTGCTGGCGTTCCAGGGGCGGGAAGGGGCCTTCCAGCTGCTCGAACTGACGCCCGTCACGGCGACGCTGCTGGTCCGGGCCCAGTCGGAGCCACTGGCCGAGGCCGCTCGGGAACTCGGCGTGTCGGACCTTCCGGCCCTGTGGGTGTTGCTACAGGATCTCCGGGCCCAGGGCGCCATTGGTGGATTCCAGGCCGCCCCTGATCCACGGGGTGCCCCGCGCACGCCCTTGGCGTAG
- a CDS encoding FKBP-type peptidyl-prolyl cis-trans isomerase, whose protein sequence is MITTATGLQYLDVQVGTGPAPVRGQRCLVHYTGWLSDKGQKGKKFDSSLDRGEPLAIPIGVGRVIKGWDEGLMSMKVGGKRTLHIPAHLGYGVRGAGGDIPPNADLIFEVELLGVQ, encoded by the coding sequence ATGATCACGACCGCCACCGGCCTGCAGTATCTCGATGTCCAGGTGGGCACTGGACCCGCCCCCGTGCGCGGCCAGCGCTGCCTCGTCCACTACACGGGCTGGCTGTCGGACAAGGGGCAGAAGGGCAAGAAGTTCGACAGCTCCCTGGATCGCGGCGAGCCCCTGGCCATCCCCATCGGCGTGGGCCGCGTCATCAAGGGCTGGGACGAGGGGCTGATGAGCATGAAGGTGGGCGGCAAGCGCACCCTGCACATCCCGGCCCACCTGGGCTACGGCGTCCGCGGCGCCGGCGGCGACATCCCACCCAATGCCGACCTGATCTTCGAAGTGGAGTTGCTGGGCGTCCAGTAG
- a CDS encoding DJ-1/PfpI family protein, whose product MAAKKILMLVGDFGEDYEIMVPFQALLAVGHTVHAVCPDKKAGESVATAIHDFEGHQTYSEKPGHRFALNATFADIKPDQYDALVVPGGRAPEYLRLNPKVLEIVRHFFTTKKPVAAICHGAQILSAAGVLEGRTCSAYPACRAEVEIAKGKYADIAIDGAVTDGNLVTAPAWPAHPAWLAQFLQVLGTRITL is encoded by the coding sequence ATGGCTGCGAAGAAGATCCTCATGCTCGTGGGCGATTTCGGAGAGGACTACGAAATCATGGTGCCCTTCCAGGCCCTGCTGGCCGTGGGCCACACGGTCCACGCCGTGTGCCCCGACAAGAAGGCTGGCGAGTCCGTCGCCACGGCCATCCACGACTTCGAAGGCCATCAGACCTACTCCGAGAAGCCCGGCCACCGGTTCGCCCTCAATGCCACCTTCGCGGACATCAAGCCGGACCAGTACGACGCCCTGGTGGTGCCCGGCGGCCGCGCTCCCGAGTATCTGCGCCTCAACCCGAAGGTGCTGGAGATCGTGCGCCACTTCTTCACCACGAAGAAGCCCGTGGCGGCCATCTGCCATGGCGCCCAGATCCTGTCCGCCGCGGGTGTGCTGGAGGGCCGCACCTGCTCGGCCTACCCCGCCTGCCGGGCCGAGGTGGAGATCGCCAAGGGCAAATACGCCGACATCGCCATCGATGGCGCCGTCACCGACGGCAACCTCGTCACCGCGCCGGCCTGGCCCGCCCACCCTGCCTGGCTCGCCCAGTTCCTGCAGGTGCTCGGAACCCGCATCACGCTATAG
- the thiC gene encoding phosphomethylpyrimidine synthase ThiC: protein MADPRAVPMDGTALAACLKPFPASKKIHVAGTLPGVQVPLRQIQLHPTRDFKDQLTENEPVVLYDTSGPYTDPTVTIDVAKGLRPLRQDWILGRGDVEELPGATSLYRKLRERDKELDAIRFHADRKPLRAKAGKNVSQMHYAKQGIVTPEMEFIAIRENLGREAAGLKSRITPEFVRDEVARGRAIIPANINHPETEPMIIGRNFLVKINANIGNSAVASSIEEEVEKMAWSIRWGADTVMDLSTGKNIHETREWILRNSPVPIGTVPIYQALEKVNGKAEDLTWEIFRDTLIEQAEQGVDYFTIHAGVLLRYVPLTAKRVTGIVSRGGSIMAKWCLAHHRENFLYTHFEDICEIMKAYDVAFSLGDGLRPGSTADANDEAQFGELETLGELTKIAWKHDVQVMIEGPGHVPMHLIQENMTKQLEVCDEAPFYTLGPLTTDVAPGYDHITSAIGAAMIGWWGCAMLCYVTPKEHLGLPNKKDVKDGVIAYKIAAHAADLAKGHPGARIWDDAMSKARFEFRWEDQFNLALDPDTAREFHDETLPAEGAKSAHFCSMCGPHFCSMKISDDVRQYAESHGYNEEEALKKGMEEMAETFVQKGAEVYQKA, encoded by the coding sequence ATGGCCGATCCCCGGGCCGTCCCCATGGACGGCACGGCCCTGGCGGCCTGCCTGAAGCCCTTCCCCGCCTCGAAGAAGATCCATGTGGCCGGCACCCTGCCCGGCGTCCAGGTTCCCCTGCGCCAGATCCAGCTACACCCCACCCGCGACTTCAAGGACCAGCTCACCGAGAACGAGCCGGTGGTGCTCTACGACACCTCCGGCCCCTACACCGACCCCACCGTCACCATCGATGTGGCCAAGGGCCTGAGGCCCCTCCGCCAGGACTGGATCCTGGGCCGGGGCGATGTGGAGGAGCTGCCGGGCGCCACCAGCCTCTACCGCAAGCTCCGTGAGCGCGACAAGGAGCTGGACGCCATCCGCTTCCACGCGGACCGCAAGCCCCTGCGCGCCAAGGCTGGGAAGAATGTCTCCCAGATGCACTATGCCAAGCAGGGCATCGTCACGCCCGAGATGGAGTTCATCGCCATCCGCGAGAACCTCGGCCGCGAGGCCGCCGGCCTCAAGAGCCGCATCACGCCCGAGTTCGTGCGGGACGAAGTGGCCCGGGGCCGCGCCATCATCCCCGCCAACATCAACCACCCGGAAACCGAGCCGATGATCATCGGCCGCAACTTCCTGGTGAAGATCAACGCCAACATCGGCAACTCCGCCGTGGCCTCCTCCATCGAAGAGGAAGTCGAGAAGATGGCCTGGTCCATCCGCTGGGGCGCCGACACGGTGATGGACCTCAGCACGGGCAAGAACATCCACGAGACCCGCGAGTGGATCCTGCGCAATAGCCCCGTGCCCATCGGCACCGTGCCCATCTACCAGGCGCTCGAGAAGGTGAACGGCAAGGCCGAGGACCTCACCTGGGAGATCTTCCGCGACACGCTCATCGAGCAGGCCGAGCAGGGCGTGGACTACTTCACCATCCACGCCGGCGTGCTCCTGCGCTATGTGCCGCTGACCGCCAAGCGCGTCACGGGCATCGTCAGCCGCGGCGGCAGCATCATGGCCAAGTGGTGCCTCGCCCACCACCGCGAGAACTTCCTCTACACGCACTTCGAGGACATCTGCGAGATCATGAAGGCCTACGATGTGGCCTTCTCCCTGGGCGACGGCCTGCGTCCCGGCAGCACGGCCGACGCCAACGACGAGGCCCAGTTCGGCGAGCTGGAGACCCTGGGCGAGCTCACCAAGATCGCCTGGAAGCACGATGTCCAGGTGATGATCGAGGGCCCCGGCCATGTGCCCATGCACCTGATCCAGGAGAACATGACCAAGCAGCTGGAAGTCTGCGACGAGGCGCCCTTCTACACCCTGGGACCCCTCACCACGGATGTGGCGCCCGGCTACGACCACATCACCTCGGCCATCGGCGCCGCCATGATCGGCTGGTGGGGCTGCGCCATGCTGTGCTATGTCACCCCCAAGGAGCACTTGGGCCTGCCCAACAAGAAGGATGTGAAGGACGGCGTCATCGCCTACAAGATCGCCGCCCACGCCGCCGACCTCGCCAAGGGCCATCCCGGCGCCCGCATCTGGGACGACGCCATGAGCAAGGCCCGCTTCGAGTTCCGCTGGGAGGACCAGTTCAACCTGGCCCTGGATCCCGACACCGCCCGCGAGTTCCACGACGAGACCCTGCCCGCCGAGGGCGCCAAGTCCGCGCACTTCTGCTCCATGTGCGGGCCCCACTTCTGCTCCATGAAGATCTCGGATGATGTGAGGCAGTACGCCGAGAGCCACGGCTACAACGAGGAGGAGGCGCTGAAGAAGGGCATGGAGGAGATGGCGGAGACCTTCGTGCAGAAAGGCGCCGAGGTCTATCAGAAGGCCTGA